The Carassius auratus strain Wakin chromosome 19, ASM336829v1, whole genome shotgun sequence genomic sequence TGCGAAGGAAATAAGCAAAGCTTAcagatacatatttttttctaacaGATAAAAGTGCTGTTAGAGTACAATGCGGTAATTTTTCATGCATAAAAGAATTTGTGATGCAGGTCACAGCATGATCAGCTTTCCATAAGTACTCTTGGAGTTTAACTTATCTGAGTTATTGCGAGCTAATTCAAGCCTTGGCAGGTCTTTAACCAGAACACCATTTCTTGAGCTGAAAATATCAGCCAGAGGGGCAGCCATTGGAGAAGGTATGTGTTCATCACACCGAGGGCCCTGTAGACTGGGTGCACATTTCACTTCATAGGTAAAATAGAAGGTGCCATGATTAAAAACACAGGCATCAGTCACAACTCCACTTCTAAGGTCAAAAGAGCATGAACCAAGGAAATCTCTGTTCCAGGGGGTGTCTATATCATATAGTTCAAAAGTTAGTTTATTGGCCATTCTGATCTTAATAGGACCAAACTCAAATGTTTCTGGCCAGCatggattgttattattatcaatggtcTGAGTGCTCTTTTTTTGTTCATCATATTTAACTAAGACAAAACTATCTGTTTGTGTAAATGTATCTCCATACAGACCTTTGGCACTGAGACTGTAGACTTTCAGGGTGGCTAGTCCTTTTGCAGTTGGACAGCAGTTAGACTTTATCATTTGACTActttcacaaacacaaacacatctgtCTCTTGCACTGCACTTCCTACCAATCTTGCAAGGCTCAGAGCAAATCTTCATAAGGGCATTTTCAATTATGTATTTTTCAACAGCTTTCTTCAGTCCTTTCCTGGCAGGGTGTTGATTACTCAGTAATAAATGAAGGGGTTTCAGAGAGTAATGCACAATGTCAGGGAGTCTCTTCAAAGACGTGTGCCAGTTTTTGAGGGAATTTGGGTGTGATGAACCAGAAAAAAGTAGATCTTCTCCATTTATGTTTCCCCCGATAATCTCTGTCTGACGCTCACTGAACATGGAGCTGAACTTTTCATTTGTGCCCATCTTTTTCTTCAGTTCTTTACAAAAATGTGCCTGTGTCTTTACAGTTACTACATAGTATGAACCAGAGGCTTCTACATCCAAACAGTCCTTCACTGCAGTGTCTGTAAGTCCATCCACTGCTGCCTGACAGGTTTTGATGGCTGTTATAGCTTTCATTTGCCCTCCTAACTCGACTTCTGTGATATAGTGAGTGCCATAGGTTGAGATCAGGTTGCGGTAGGCGTCTGGATCGTAGGATTTAGGGAGTGATTTGATTGATTCAAGAAACTCTGCTTGAAGAGGAGGCTTTGCAGCTACACGATATCTGTAAAAACAGTAACCATGTTTGAATTCAGTATGGTAATAAAGGGAGTGATTTGCAATTAAAGATTTAGTTTCTTTTCATAGTCATCTTTATAACAGTATGAGTGATGGAAAAACACCCTACTTTTCTCACCTGTAAAAACTGCACCCAACTTCATGTTTGGTAAAACTGTATTTGTCTTCTTTTGATTTAGCCATTGCAAATTTTGCTTCCCTGGAATGAGTGCTTCCAACTGCAGCTCCAACAGCTTTCACATCTAAACCAACTTTCCAGCCGACTGAGACTGCTGATGATGAATCATTGACCAGTGCTTCACTTGATTCAAAGATCTGACTCGAGACTTTCATTGAACACTTTGGCAAGGTCCTCCAGTCTACAACTGCAGCTGGTAGCTTCTGTTTTCTTCCTCTTAAGTAATTATTTTTTGCCAATTTACAAGTGCCATTTCCCAAATCCCATTTTTCCAAGTTGATCACGTAAGAGCCTTTTCGCTTCATGGTCACAATATCAAATCCCTCTCCAGCAAGATTGTGTCCTGGAACAAAGGGAGCATCCTTACACTCCTTTGATGAACTTATATCATACTCTCCAGAAATGGTCATGAGAAGGAATGCCAAGAAAACAATGTAAACCTTCAACTGCCCCATGATCTGTTGTGAGATAGAAACATTTACGTCAAATCATTATGGATGTAAAAACTAACATCAAAGGAACAATGACACAGAATTTTAACTTTAACATTGTTATAAAAGTAACAATACTGTTACTTCTAAATTATCAACATTCTAATACATCATATAACtacatttgtttctttaaaatcatAACTATTAATTTAAAGATTTTCCTTAAATTCACAAAAGTGTTAAATTGAACAGTTAAGAAATGTATCATGAAATGTTGTCTTGCTAACCCGTCTCCTTGAATGATGGATGAGTGGTTTTGGTTTTCAGGTTTGTGATATATATACTGGTGACATAATGACAATTCGTCAAATGACTTATTCATTTTGTGAGAacaaagaag encodes the following:
- the LOC113119211 gene encoding perforin-1-like; protein product: MGQLKVYIVFLAFLLMTISGEYDISSSKECKDAPFVPGHNLAGEGFDIVTMKRKGSYVINLEKWDLGNGTCKLAKNNYLRGRKQKLPAAVVDWRTLPKCSMKVSSQIFESSEALVNDSSSAVSVGWKVGLDVKAVGAAVGSTHSREAKFAMAKSKEDKYSFTKHEVGCSFYRYRVAAKPPLQAEFLESIKSLPKSYDPDAYRNLISTYGTHYITEVELGGQMKAITAIKTCQAAVDGLTDTAVKDCLDVEASGSYYVVTVKTQAHFCKELKKKMGTNEKFSSMFSERQTEIIGGNINGEDLLFSGSSHPNSLKNWHTSLKRLPDIVHYSLKPLHLLLSNQHPARKGLKKAVEKYIIENALMKICSEPCKIGRKCSARDRCVCVCESSQMIKSNCCPTAKGLATLKVYSLSAKGLYGDTFTQTDSFVLVKYDEQKKSTQTIDNNNNPCWPETFEFGPIKIRMANKLTFELYDIDTPWNRDFLGSCSFDLRSGVVTDACVFNHGTFYFTYEVKCAPSLQGPRCDEHIPSPMAAPLADIFSSRNGVLVKDLPRLELARNNSDKLNSKSTYGKLIML